One window from the genome of Marinilabiliales bacterium encodes:
- a CDS encoding signal recognition particle protein — MFENLTDKLERSFKLLKGEGYISEINVAETLKEVRRALLDADVNYKIAKNFTDTVKEKAMGQNVLTSLKPGEMLVKIVHDELAALMGGKMEDLNIKANPAVVLVAGLQGSGKTTFSGKLARFLKTKKGKNPLLVAGDVYRPAAIEQLKIIGEQAEVPVYTEEGNMQPVKIVRAAIKHARMQGHNLVIIDTAGRLAVDEQMMNEIADIKKAVDPHEILFVVDSMTGQDAVNTAKAFNDRLDFDGVVLTKLDGDTRGGAALSIRSVVDKPIKFIGTGEKLDAIDVFHPERMADRILGMGDIVTLVERAQEQFDEEESRKLHKKIAKNQFNFDDFIAQIQQIKKMGNLKELASMIPGVGKAMKNLDIDDDAFKGIEAIIRSMTPEERNDPVIINGSRRKRIADGSGTTIQEVNRLIKQFDETRKMMKMMTSGKKAGRMMKGMPAMGR; from the coding sequence ATGTTTGAAAACCTAACCGATAAACTTGAACGCTCATTCAAACTGCTAAAGGGCGAGGGCTACATCTCTGAGATCAATGTTGCCGAGACGCTGAAGGAGGTCAGGAGGGCGCTGCTTGATGCCGACGTTAACTACAAAATTGCCAAGAACTTTACCGATACGGTCAAGGAAAAGGCAATGGGTCAGAACGTGCTGACATCCTTAAAGCCCGGTGAGATGCTCGTTAAGATTGTGCATGACGAGCTTGCTGCTCTCATGGGCGGTAAGATGGAAGATCTGAATATCAAGGCCAACCCGGCAGTTGTTCTTGTTGCGGGCCTTCAGGGATCGGGAAAAACTACCTTTTCAGGAAAACTTGCCCGGTTCCTGAAGACGAAAAAGGGGAAGAACCCGCTCCTCGTTGCGGGTGACGTATACCGGCCTGCTGCAATTGAGCAGCTTAAGATCATCGGCGAACAGGCTGAGGTTCCTGTATATACTGAAGAAGGGAACATGCAGCCGGTTAAAATAGTAAGGGCGGCAATTAAGCATGCCCGTATGCAGGGCCACAATCTTGTAATAATAGATACCGCCGGGCGTCTTGCTGTTGATGAGCAGATGATGAACGAGATAGCCGATATAAAGAAGGCTGTTGATCCGCACGAAATTCTCTTTGTGGTTGATTCTATGACGGGACAGGATGCAGTGAACACTGCCAAAGCATTCAATGACCGGCTTGATTTCGACGGAGTGGTGCTGACCAAGCTTGATGGTGATACAAGAGGTGGTGCGGCCCTTTCGATAAGATCGGTTGTTGACAAGCCGATCAAGTTTATCGGTACGGGCGAGAAACTTGATGCCATTGATGTTTTCCATCCCGAGAGGATGGCTGACAGGATCCTGGGAATGGGCGATATTGTTACCCTGGTGGAGAGGGCGCAGGAGCAGTTTGACGAGGAGGAATCGCGTAAGCTGCATAAAAAGATTGCTAAAAACCAGTTCAACTTCGACGATTTTATAGCCCAGATACAGCAGATCAAGAAGATGGGAAACCTGAAGGAGCTGGCATCGATGATTCCCGGTGTGGGCAAGGCAATGAAGAATCTTGATATTGACGATGACGCCTTCAAGGGGATTGAGGCCATAATCAGGTCGATGACCCCCGAGGAGAGGAATGATCCGGTTATAATCAACGGAAGCCGCAGAAAAAGAATAGCTGACGGCAGCGGGACCACAATCCAGGAAGTGAACCGCCTGATCAAACAATTTGATGAAACCCGGAAGATGATGAAAATGATGACAAGCGGCAAGAAAGCCGGCAGGATGATGAAGGGGATGCCGGCAATGGGACGGTAG
- a CDS encoding bifunctional 5,10-methylene-tetrahydrofolate dehydrogenase/5,10-methylene-tetrahydrofolate cyclohydrolase (catalyzes the formation of 5,10-methenyltetrahydrofolate from 5,10-methylenetetrahydrofolate and subsequent formation of 10-formyltetrahydrofolate from 5,10-methenyltetrahydrofolate), producing the protein MILLDGKKVGGQIKKEIAAEVQKIRKSGGKIPHLAAVIVGNDGASETYVAHKARACDEVGFRSTVIRLEEQTTEDMLLEKIDEINSNTDIDGMIVQLPLPGHIPEQRVIERISAEKDVDGFHPVNVGKMFIGRPAFLSATPYGILELLKRYEIVTSGKHCVIIGRSNIVGKPLAALMSHKGYPGDATVTICHSRTRNLEDICRQADILVAALGRPQFVTGNMVKEGAVVIDVGISRVKSDKTKSGWKLIGDVMFDEVAPKCSHITPVPGGVGPMTIVALLTNTLKAAVANTGS; encoded by the coding sequence ATGATATTACTTGACGGCAAGAAAGTTGGGGGGCAGATAAAGAAAGAGATTGCTGCAGAGGTTCAAAAGATCAGGAAATCGGGAGGGAAGATCCCGCATCTTGCTGCTGTTATTGTAGGAAACGACGGGGCCAGCGAAACTTATGTGGCGCATAAGGCCAGGGCGTGCGATGAAGTTGGTTTCAGAAGTACTGTCATAAGGCTTGAAGAACAGACAACGGAAGACATGCTCCTTGAAAAAATAGATGAGATAAACAGCAATACCGATATAGATGGAATGATTGTGCAGCTTCCGCTACCCGGTCATATTCCTGAGCAGAGGGTTATTGAAAGGATCAGTGCTGAAAAGGATGTTGACGGGTTCCATCCGGTTAATGTTGGTAAAATGTTTATTGGCCGTCCCGCATTTCTATCCGCTACACCATACGGCATACTGGAGCTTCTGAAAAGATATGAGATAGTGACATCAGGGAAACACTGTGTTATAATAGGCAGGAGCAATATAGTTGGCAAGCCCCTGGCTGCTCTGATGTCTCATAAAGGCTATCCGGGCGATGCAACGGTTACTATCTGCCACAGCAGAACCAGGAACCTTGAGGATATCTGCCGCCAGGCTGACATTCTTGTGGCAGCGCTCGGCAGGCCCCAATTCGTAACAGGTAACATGGTAAAGGAGGGAGCCGTTGTTATTGATGTAGGTATTTCAAGGGTGAAATCGGATAAAACCAAATCAGGCTGGAAACTGATTGGTGATGTAATGTTCGATGAGGTAGCTCCAAAATGCAGCCATATTACACCGGTACCAGGTGGAGTGGGACCGATGACAATAGTTGCACTGCTTACAAATACATTAAAAGCTGCCGTGGCAAATACCGGCAGCTAG